In one Corynebacterium bovis DSM 20582 = CIP 54.80 genomic region, the following are encoded:
- a CDS encoding decaprenyl-phosphate phosphoribosyltransferase: MSESHEDPVLGSEPHTSGFENEATWEEETNATTRRGTGSTSPGPPRNLVDGMVKALRPKQWVKNVLVVAAPAAAGGEMLFQGRVLLDVVIAFVVFCMGASSIYLINDARDVDADRQHPTKRFRPIAAGVLPVGLAYAMAVILIVAAVGVSFLASSGPGLAIVIAVYIALQLGYCFGWKHQPVIDIALVSSGFMLRAMGGGVAAGIDLSQWFLLVAAFGSLFMAAGKRYAELKLSIRSGAKIRRSLESYTPTYLRFVWTLSATAVVLSYALWGFQMGEEHPGDAAVWYQVSMVPFTVAILRYAADVDRGDGGAPDETALSDRVLQSLAVLWILCIAIAVYLIPVLT, encoded by the coding sequence ATGAGCGAGAGTCACGAGGATCCGGTCCTCGGTTCCGAGCCTCACACCTCCGGGTTCGAGAACGAGGCCACGTGGGAGGAGGAGACGAACGCGACGACGCGCCGCGGGACGGGCTCGACCTCCCCGGGGCCGCCCCGCAACCTCGTCGACGGGATGGTCAAGGCCCTCCGTCCGAAGCAGTGGGTGAAGAACGTCCTCGTCGTCGCGGCCCCGGCCGCCGCGGGCGGGGAGATGCTCTTCCAGGGCCGGGTCCTCCTCGACGTCGTCATCGCCTTCGTGGTGTTCTGCATGGGGGCGTCGTCGATCTACCTCATCAACGACGCGCGCGACGTCGACGCGGACCGCCAGCACCCGACGAAGCGCTTCCGCCCCATCGCGGCGGGCGTGCTCCCCGTCGGCCTGGCGTACGCGATGGCGGTGATCCTCATCGTCGCGGCCGTGGGCGTGAGTTTCCTCGCGTCGTCCGGGCCGGGGCTGGCGATCGTCATCGCGGTGTACATCGCGCTCCAGCTGGGCTACTGCTTCGGGTGGAAGCACCAGCCGGTCATCGACATCGCGCTCGTGAGCTCGGGGTTCATGCTCCGGGCGATGGGCGGCGGTGTGGCCGCCGGGATCGACCTGTCGCAGTGGTTCCTCCTCGTCGCGGCGTTCGGGTCCCTGTTCATGGCGGCGGGTAAGCGGTACGCCGAGCTCAAGCTGTCGATCCGGTCGGGGGCGAAGATCCGCCGGTCGCTGGAGAGCTACACGCCGACCTACCTGCGGTTCGTCTGGACGCTCAGTGCGACGGCCGTCGTCCTGTCCTACGCGCTGTGGGGTTTCCAGATGGGCGAGGAGCACCCCGGGGACGCCGCGGTCTGGTACCAGGTCTCGATGGTCCCGTTCACCGTGGCGATCCTCCGGTACGCGGCGGACGTCGACCGCGGCGACGGCGGGGCCCCGGACGAGACCGCCCTGAGCGACCGGGTGCTCCAGTCCCTCGCGGTGCTGTGGATCCTGTGCATCGCCATCGCGGTGTACCTCATCCCGGTCCTCACCTGA